The Pseudomonas viciae genomic interval ACCAGCGACGATGATCGAACCATCCGCCTGCAATGCACAACGCCGCCATTTCAAGCCTTGGGGCACGAGTGTGGAGAACAAAGGCTGTCCGCGATTGAAGTTGAAATCGAAAAATCCGCCGCTGGTTAAAACGAACATCAAGCCATTGTAAATACCATCGCGCAGAGCCTCGCCTATCGCGACGATACTGCCATCAATCTCTCTTACCTCAATAGCCTCCATGTATATGCTATTAGAGCTGCGCACCGTCACAGTCCCGCCATTGAAAATTCTATCGAGGCGTCCCATTTCATCGAAACGGGTCACATAAACACCTCGGGAATCGGGAGATCTCAATCTATAGTCACCACATACCAATACTTTTCCATCTGCCTGAACGGCAACAGTCTCAGTATAATTCTCGTCATAGGCGATACCTTCGAGCTCGACAATCGCAAAGCCAAGACCGTTAAACGTATAGTCGGTAGAACCATCTGAGTTAAGGCGAAGCACGATCCCTTTCGTCTGACCGGATTCAGTACTTACACCACCGGCCAAAAAAATTTTCCCATCCAATTGCTGGACCGCAGAGGCTCCTTTACTACCCGAGCCCCATGGTGCCCCCGCGGAGGACTCTTCGTTATCCCATCCAGGTACGCGCCTTCCTACTCCAACATACTTGGGGTTGCCCATACTGCCGTAAGGAAGCAGACGCACACCTTTTTCACCGAAGGACTCATCCAACTGCCCATCCTCGCGGTGCCGCACGACATACAGGCCACCGTCGGCGATCGTCGTGTACTGTCCCATTACCAACCACCCGCCATCGCTCAGTCTGCAGAGTTCCCTGACGTCCAGTTGAGCCCCTTCTATATAAATCTCGACAAGCCCGGACCCGTTTCCACCAAAGTCTATGTCGAGTGAGCCATCCTCGTTCAGCCTGGCTATAGCGGTAGGGGCGTTTACTCCTGATAAATGAATGGCGACCAGTAATTTTCTTTCAGGTAACTCCAGGACAGCTACGGTATGGAATCCGGAAATCTCGGGTATCGGGAACTTCAGTATTCCCCCGCTGGCGAAACTCGGGTCCAGAGTGCCCGCTGTCGCGGCGCGTGTTGGGTGAGTCATGATTTCCGCTCCTTTGAGGTGTATGCAACGCCCCCTAATGGAGCCCCCAAACGCGCGTCTTTACACCTGTAAGGAATGACAGGTCGAGCTATCTTTTGGAGATAAGGCACAGGCCGGTTAGACCAACTCACTAATCAAGCCTTAGGCTTAGCCTTCTTCGGCTTCAAATACTTGGTCAGCCCCTGGAACCAGATCACCAGCGCCGGGTTGCCCTTGATCTGGATCGACTTGTCCTGAATCCCCGTCATGAACGCCAGTTGCTTGTTCTTGGCCTGCATCGTGGCAAAACCATAGGCGGCGTCCTTGAAGGCGATGGCGAAGGCAGGCTCCGGGTAAGTGCCGGACCGGCTGGTGATGCGCTGGTTTTTCACGGTGAAATGCCGGGCGACCTTGCCGTCCAGGGTTTGCAGTTGAAACACCAGTTCCTTATCGCCCAACTGCTGCTGGAACGCCGGATTGGTCCGACTGGCCTTGCCCATCAACAACCCCAGCATCCACAGCAGAAAACGAAATTTCATGGGCACCGCCTCGTGAGAAAAGATCAATGGCAGGCAGTTTAGCGATTCTTCGGCTCAACGCCATCATCGGATCGCTTTAGCGGAAGATAAGCTTGTTTTCGCGAAAGATGACTACCAAGTCACAAAACCAAAAATCAAAAGATCGCAGCTTTTGGCAGCTCCTACATCGATTTCCGTAGGAGCTGCCGAAGGCTGCGATCTTTTGACCCTTTTTCCCCGCCAAACCCTCGGACATTTCCTTCAACACGCCGGGCTGTTCATGAACTAGGCGCGCTGGGCATGGGCCGCTAACCTTTGTTCGTCATCGCAAAAAACGGTGACACGGACGTGCAAGTCCGAACTGGTACGCAATTGGTTATGGCTATTGACCGAGCATTTTTTTATGCTCGCGTCCGTTATGGCAATTGTGCGTGGGAGACCTTCGGGTCTGCCGGCGGTACCAGACCGGTCTTGCACACCTACGTACAGTTGCCACCTCTTCGAATGCAAGCGAAAGGATGTCGACCCCAACTCTGGTACATAAATATGGTCAAGCCTTCACCGAATCCGCCGCAAAGCGGCCACAAATCCCGCGTCGAAAACCTCGAAGCTAAAAAACTCGACGATGCCGCCACCCGCGCCCTCGATTACTACCTCAACCCCCAACCCTCCCCGCCCGAACCCGACAAAAACCAGCTCTTCATCGTCTCGCCTCACATAGACACCGAAACCCTGCTGGCCAACGCCTCCGAAGACCTGCAATCAATCAGCACCATCGCCGCCGACCTGGCTGACGACGTGGATGACTCACGCCGCTGCATCGCCCTGGCAATCAGCCGCATGGCCGATGGGGTGCAGTTGCTGGTTGAGCGGGCGTTGGATCATTTGGAGACAAAGGAGGTAGTGACGCCTGGCGCCAAGGTGTAGAGCCTTGCATTGATGCAGGCTGAGCCGACGCCATCGCGAGCAAGCCCGCTCCCACAATTGGACCGGGGTACAGCCGGGAGAGACAGGCCGGCTTTAAGGCCGCCTCGCGAGCAAGCTTTGCTCCCACAGGTCCTGCTCAAACAGATCTGAGGGGTGTACGACCGGGAGAGCCAGGCCGGCTGTCAGGCCGCCTCGCGGTAGACGTTGATCTCGGCGCCCCGTTAACCACGATGGCCGAACGCAGGTATTGCGCAGTGGGCATCCCGGCATGGATGCCGGGATAGCCGCGCTGGGCCATGGATGGCCCTTCGCGGCGGGCCCACGGAGCAATGCCTGCGTTCGGGCATGCCGAGCCTAGGCGAGGCACCGAGTGGTGGGGCAGAAGCGCTTTGGTTACTTTCGCGCTTTTCGAAAGTGACCCGCTGTAAGAGCGGAACCATAAGTGGCCGTTACCGCAGCAATGGATATGTACCCGGTCAACAAAATCCTGGCCGGCTGTCAGGCCGCCATCGCGAGCAAGCTCGCTCCCACAATTGGATCGGGGTACAACCGGGAGAGACAGGCCGGCTGTCAGGCCGCCTCGCGAGCAAGCTTTGCTCCCACAGGGGACTGGAGGTTGGCGCGAATATTCGAGCCAGCACAAAACAAAAGTGGGAGCGAGCTTGCTCGCGATGGCGGTGCATCAGTCGACATCAAGGCCAACTGAACCGACGCTATCGCGAGCAAGCCCGCCCCCACAGATTTCGACTGCTGATCAACGACCAGCCGCCATCACTCAATCAAACATTCGGGCAAGGAACCGGTGCCCAATCACCCAGGTCCGGGTTTTTGCACATGCTGTTGACCTGAGTAGTACCCGCGCTGGCAACCTGCTTGCTTTCATCCTGCTTGGCCTTGGCGGTCAGCAGGGTTTTCTCGGTGGTGACCGCTTCTTTCGGCACGGGTGGCAGCTCTTTCTTCTTCGCCGGTTGTACGGTCTTGTTCTTTTTCTTGGTGCTGGTCTGAGCCACAACCGGCGTAGTGTCAGCAGTCGCCACGGTCACCACGTCAGTACGCTGCACACCCACTTGCTGCAGGTCCTTCTCATAGGCCTGGGTGTAGTTGTTCAGGTCTTCGGACGCTTTGCCGTTGACCGCAACGATCAGGTCGTTCGACTCTTTCAGGCCGGAGACGATTTCTGCCAGGCGCTTGCGACCTTCAGTATCGTTGACGGTCTTGGCCTTGCGGTCGGCAACCAGTTTGCTGAACGCGTTCTGGTAGCACTGCTGCGACGTCCGGGCGTAAGCGGTGCTGCGGTCGATATCGGAGACGCTTTTGTTGACGTCGGCGGCGTAGGACGCAATGCGCTGGTTGTCATCGGCGATCTGCTTCTGGCGCTCGGTGTAGTAACCGGCTGCACCACCGGCCAGGGCGCCGCCAGCAGCACCGATGGCCGCGTTGCGACCACGGTCTTCCTTGTCGGCGGTCAGAGCGCCCAGCAGCGCACCACCGACCGCGCCAACGGCTGCGCCGGTGACCACGGACTTGGTCATGTTGCCCTCGGTGGAGCGCAAGTGCTGCACCGGCTCGTAGCAGTTCGGGTAGTACTCGACCTTGGTGCTCGAGGCGACCTTGGAGGTCGGCGACGTGGCGCAGCCAGTCAGTACGGTGCTGAAGCCGACAGCGACCATCAGCAAGTGACGCTTGGAAACCGAAGCAAAA includes:
- a CDS encoding DUF6124 family protein, which produces MVKPSPNPPQSGHKSRVENLEAKKLDDAATRALDYYLNPQPSPPEPDKNQLFIVSPHIDTETLLANASEDLQSISTIAADLADDVDDSRRCIALAISRMADGVQLLVERALDHLETKEVVTPGAKV
- the tagQ gene encoding type VI secretion system-associated lipoprotein TagQ, whose protein sequence is MLFSRKPFASVSKRHLLMVAVGFSTVLTGCATSPTSKVASSTKVEYYPNCYEPVQHLRSTEGNMTKSVVTGAAVGAVGGALLGALTADKEDRGRNAAIGAAGGALAGGAAGYYTERQKQIADDNQRIASYAADVNKSVSDIDRSTAYARTSQQCYQNAFSKLVADRKAKTVNDTEGRKRLAEIVSGLKESNDLIVAVNGKASEDLNNYTQAYEKDLQQVGVQRTDVVTVATADTTPVVAQTSTKKKNKTVQPAKKKELPPVPKEAVTTEKTLLTAKAKQDESKQVASAGTTQVNSMCKNPDLGDWAPVPCPNV
- a CDS encoding helicase, with product MKFRFLLWMLGLLMGKASRTNPAFQQQLGDKELVFQLQTLDGKVARHFTVKNQRITSRSGTYPEPAFAIAFKDAAYGFATMQAKNKQLAFMTGIQDKSIQIKGNPALVIWFQGLTKYLKPKKAKPKA